A genomic segment from Thermus neutrinimicus encodes:
- a CDS encoding sulfite exporter TauE/SafE family protein translates to MRRGLLALGLVALGLVGLALESGLLEEVSRSLYRTANTLYAFLAPWVDGLRREVGVPWLSAFLLGVLAAFAPCQVTTGATALAYLAPSALEERAWPRFLAFLLGKAFTYLVLAGVVHFFLAGTLDNPGAIFRPVRLALGPFMVLVGLGLLGVVRWPLAWAAPDGWVVRVGAWGGLLGPLALGGVYGLAFCPTLFWLFFGLLLPLALASPFGFVLPLLFALGTGFPLGSLLLLFARMGRGQALKGMRRVGSRLLRGAGGVFVALGILDTVLYWNLWHGR, encoded by the coding sequence ATGCGAAGAGGGCTCCTGGCGCTGGGTCTTGTTGCCCTGGGCCTGGTGGGGTTGGCCCTGGAAAGCGGACTACTGGAGGAGGTTTCCCGAAGCCTTTACCGGACGGCCAACACCCTGTACGCTTTCCTGGCCCCCTGGGTAGATGGGCTGAGGCGGGAAGTGGGGGTTCCTTGGCTTTCCGCTTTCCTTCTTGGGGTCTTGGCGGCCTTTGCTCCCTGCCAGGTCACCACCGGGGCCACCGCCCTGGCCTATCTGGCTCCTTCCGCCCTCGAGGAAAGGGCCTGGCCCAGGTTCCTGGCCTTTCTCCTTGGGAAGGCCTTCACCTACTTGGTGCTCGCTGGGGTGGTTCACTTCTTTTTGGCCGGAACCTTGGACAACCCCGGGGCCATCTTCCGCCCGGTGCGGCTGGCCCTTGGGCCCTTCATGGTCCTGGTGGGCTTGGGGCTCTTGGGGGTGGTGCGCTGGCCCCTGGCCTGGGCGGCGCCGGATGGCTGGGTGGTCCGGGTGGGGGCGTGGGGTGGGCTTCTTGGGCCCCTAGCCCTGGGTGGGGTTTACGGCTTGGCCTTCTGCCCCACCCTCTTCTGGCTTTTCTTCGGGCTTCTACTTCCCTTGGCCCTGGCCTCGCCCTTTGGGTTTGTCCTTCCCCTGCTCTTCGCCCTGGGGACGGGCTTTCCCCTGGGTTCCCTCCTCCTCCTTTTCGCCCGCATGGGCCGAGGCCAGGCCCTTAAGGGAATGCGCCGTGTGGGAAGCCGTCTTCTAAGGGGTGCAGGTGGGGTCTTCGTGGCCTTGGGGATTTTGGACACGGTTCTTTACTGGAACCTCTGGCATGGGAGGTAA